Proteins encoded within one genomic window of Micromonospora halotolerans:
- a CDS encoding ABC transporter substrate-binding protein, producing the protein MHNLNVGRRAAFGVAGAAVLLLSLAACGEKESDQPGAGPSVTASADSNLAAKVPDAIKADGVIKVGTDSTYAPAEFLDADGKTVIGFDVELFNAVAQKLGLKAQYESAPFDAILPGVDSGKYEVGVSSFTVNAERLKSVNMVSYFSAGTQWATKKGNPAGVDVENACGKKIAVQVGTVQLDDITARSKKCTDAGKPAIKIDQYQAQSDATAAVVSGKDDAMLADSPVGAYAVKQSNDALQLLGDIYESAPYGYAVKKDQQAFADVLKEAVQAVIADGSYKAALQKWGVDGGAVTTAEVNPSV; encoded by the coding sequence ATGCACAACCTCAATGTCGGTCGGCGGGCGGCCTTCGGCGTCGCCGGCGCGGCCGTCCTGCTGCTGTCGCTGGCCGCCTGCGGTGAGAAGGAGTCGGACCAGCCCGGCGCCGGCCCGTCGGTGACGGCCTCCGCCGACTCGAACCTGGCCGCCAAGGTGCCGGACGCCATCAAGGCCGACGGTGTCATCAAGGTCGGCACCGACTCGACGTACGCGCCGGCGGAGTTCCTCGACGCCGACGGCAAGACCGTCATCGGGTTCGACGTCGAGCTGTTCAACGCCGTCGCCCAGAAGCTCGGCCTGAAGGCGCAGTACGAGTCGGCGCCGTTCGACGCGATCCTGCCCGGCGTCGACTCCGGCAAGTACGAGGTCGGCGTCTCGTCGTTCACGGTGAACGCCGAGCGGCTCAAGAGCGTCAACATGGTCAGCTACTTCTCCGCCGGCACCCAGTGGGCGACGAAGAAGGGCAACCCGGCCGGCGTCGACGTGGAGAACGCCTGCGGCAAGAAGATCGCCGTGCAGGTCGGCACCGTGCAGCTCGACGACATCACCGCGCGGTCGAAGAAGTGCACCGACGCCGGCAAGCCGGCCATCAAGATCGACCAGTACCAGGCGCAGAGCGACGCGACCGCCGCCGTGGTCAGCGGCAAGGACGACGCCATGCTCGCCGACTCCCCGGTCGGCGCGTACGCGGTCAAGCAGAGCAACGACGCGCTGCAGCTGCTCGGCGACATCTACGAGTCGGCCCCGTACGGCTACGCGGTGAAGAAGGACCAGCAGGCCTTCGCCGACGTGCTCAAGGAGGCCGTCCAGGCGGTCATCGCCGACGGCAGCTACAAGGCCGCCCTGCAGAAGTGGGGCGTCGACGGCGGTGCCGTCACCACCGCTGAAGTCAACCCGTCGGTCTGA
- a CDS encoding branched-chain amino acid ABC transporter substrate-binding protein — MRQKLARVIGGVAMLALVAGGTACSSGSDEEASGGSACGSKIAFFGALTGSSAALGINEKNGAKLAVEKYNKENADCKVELAELDSQGSPDQAPGLAQKAIDDTKILGVVGPAYSGESEAAGPLFNEAGLVTITPSATNPTLAKKGWKTFFRAVGNDLSQGPAAGVYIKNVIKADRVYVIDDQSAYGAGLADEVKKVLGSSVVGSDKVQGEGKQTEFSGVVTKVKAANVKAVFYGGYYQEAGLIRKQLTAAGVTAPLVAGDGVNDGAYITSAGAAAAEGTILTCPCQPSTEARGTFGADYKALHGTDPGTYSDTAYDAANILLAGIKAGKTTRAGLLEFVKGYSGEGVAASYKFVEGGELDPAQVKVWAFKVQGGKVVPDQEIPKA; from the coding sequence TTGAGGCAGAAGCTCGCACGCGTGATCGGCGGGGTCGCCATGCTGGCGCTCGTTGCCGGCGGTACCGCTTGTTCCAGCGGCAGCGACGAGGAGGCGTCCGGGGGCAGCGCCTGCGGGAGCAAGATCGCTTTCTTCGGCGCGCTGACCGGTAGCTCGGCCGCGCTGGGCATCAATGAGAAGAACGGCGCCAAGCTGGCGGTCGAGAAGTACAACAAGGAGAACGCCGACTGCAAGGTGGAGCTCGCCGAGCTCGACTCGCAGGGCAGCCCGGACCAGGCGCCGGGACTGGCCCAGAAGGCGATCGACGACACCAAGATCCTCGGTGTCGTGGGTCCGGCCTACTCGGGTGAGTCGGAGGCCGCCGGTCCGCTGTTCAACGAGGCCGGTCTGGTCACCATCACCCCCTCCGCGACCAACCCGACCCTGGCCAAGAAGGGTTGGAAGACCTTCTTCCGCGCGGTCGGCAACGACCTGAGCCAGGGCCCCGCCGCCGGCGTCTACATCAAGAACGTGATCAAGGCCGACCGGGTCTACGTCATCGACGACCAGTCGGCGTACGGTGCGGGTCTGGCCGACGAGGTCAAGAAGGTGCTCGGCAGCTCGGTCGTGGGCAGCGACAAGGTCCAGGGCGAGGGCAAGCAGACCGAGTTCTCCGGTGTGGTCACCAAGGTCAAGGCCGCGAACGTCAAGGCGGTCTTCTACGGCGGCTACTACCAGGAGGCCGGCCTGATCCGCAAGCAGCTCACCGCTGCCGGCGTCACCGCCCCGCTGGTCGCCGGCGACGGCGTGAACGACGGCGCCTACATCACCTCCGCCGGTGCGGCCGCCGCCGAGGGCACCATCCTCACCTGCCCCTGCCAGCCGTCCACCGAGGCCCGCGGCACCTTCGGCGCCGACTACAAGGCCCTGCACGGCACCGACCCGGGCACCTACAGCGACACCGCGTACGACGCGGCGAACATCCTGCTGGCGGGCATCAAGGCCGGCAAGACCACCCGTGCCGGCCTGCTGGAGTTCGTGAAGGGCTACAGCGGCGAGGGCGTGGCCGCCAGCTACAAGTTCGTCGAGGGCGGCGAGCTGGACCCGGCGCAGGTCAAGGTGTGGGCGTTCAAGGTGCAGGGCGGCAAGGTCGTCCCGGACCAGGAGATCCCCAAGGCCTGA
- a CDS encoding branched-chain amino acid ABC transporter permease, which yields MTTTIDPPERRETAVDKLRHGREAISERWHHAPRWVRWVLLAAVIVFFYALPNKEFYQYLGPIPTPGANFTQVLFTVSIYVLLAVGLNIVVGFAGLLDLGYFGFFAVGAYTVAVLTSPSSNLKTLWPWLLVVPIAIAMTMVSGVMLGTPTLRLRGDYLALVTLGFAEMIRIAAVSSPFLKGQRGFSEIPHPPGKYADGRPFFGVLDARPYYWLVLTLIILVVIGVRNLTHSRVGRAWISIREDEDAAQLMGVPTFKFKLWAFASGAAIAGLAGALFAGKQNFVNSQNFELLNSIIILAAVIFGGSGNIVGAMVGGGLVAYMIERFRGIELFGIELYEYRFLFFGLVLVVMMIFRPQGLIPNRRRAAEFKDRRKEVIVGE from the coding sequence ATGACGACCACCATTGACCCGCCGGAGCGGCGGGAGACGGCGGTGGACAAGCTGCGACACGGCCGCGAGGCGATCTCCGAGCGCTGGCACCACGCTCCGCGCTGGGTGCGTTGGGTCCTGCTGGCCGCGGTCATCGTGTTCTTCTACGCGTTGCCGAACAAGGAGTTCTACCAGTACCTCGGGCCGATCCCGACGCCCGGGGCGAACTTCACCCAGGTGCTCTTCACCGTCTCGATCTATGTGCTGCTGGCGGTCGGGCTCAACATCGTGGTCGGCTTCGCCGGTCTGCTCGACCTCGGCTACTTCGGCTTCTTCGCGGTCGGGGCCTACACGGTCGCGGTGCTGACGTCGCCGAGCAGCAACCTCAAGACGCTGTGGCCGTGGCTGCTGGTGGTGCCCATCGCGATCGCCATGACCATGGTCTCCGGCGTCATGCTGGGCACGCCCACGCTGCGCCTGCGCGGCGACTACCTGGCGCTGGTGACGCTCGGCTTCGCCGAGATGATCCGGATCGCGGCGGTCAGCTCCCCGTTCCTCAAGGGGCAGCGCGGCTTCAGCGAGATCCCGCACCCGCCGGGCAAGTACGCCGACGGCCGGCCGTTCTTCGGCGTGCTCGATGCCCGCCCCTACTACTGGCTGGTGCTCACGCTGATCATCCTGGTGGTGATCGGGGTGCGGAACCTGACCCACAGCCGGGTCGGCCGGGCCTGGATCTCGATCCGCGAGGACGAGGACGCGGCTCAGCTGATGGGTGTGCCGACGTTCAAGTTCAAGCTGTGGGCGTTCGCCTCCGGCGCGGCGATCGCCGGTCTGGCCGGGGCGTTGTTCGCCGGTAAGCAGAACTTCGTCAACTCGCAGAACTTCGAGCTGCTCAACTCGATCATCATCCTGGCCGCGGTCATCTTCGGCGGCTCGGGCAACATCGTCGGCGCGATGGTCGGCGGCGGCCTGGTGGCGTACATGATCGAGCGGTTCCGCGGCATCGAGCTGTTCGGCATCGAGCTGTACGAGTACCGGTTCCTGTTCTTCGGCCTGGTGCTCGTGGTGATGATGATCTTCCGGCCGCAGGGCCTGATCCCGAACCGGCGACGAGCGGCGGAGTTCAAGGACCGTCGCAAGGAGGTGATCGTCGGTGAGTGA
- a CDS encoding DUF6069 family protein, which translates to MSTMTDTGGVAGPAPGRTRRRHRLRGLAVTGLVATLAAMVATTLAAALARAVGVDFEIPDGGEAIPLSGFAVVTGFFSVVGIAIAAALLRWSARPAQRFVWTAVSLTAISLVPPLLSGANTATTAALLGLHLVPAAVMIPTLARSLHTRTG; encoded by the coding sequence ATGAGCACCATGACTGACACCGGGGGCGTCGCAGGTCCGGCACCGGGCCGGACCAGACGCCGCCACCGACTCCGCGGGCTCGCCGTCACCGGCCTCGTCGCCACGCTCGCCGCGATGGTGGCCACCACCCTCGCCGCCGCGCTCGCCCGGGCCGTCGGCGTCGACTTCGAGATCCCCGACGGTGGCGAGGCGATCCCGTTGTCCGGGTTCGCCGTGGTGACCGGCTTCTTCTCGGTCGTGGGCATCGCCATCGCCGCCGCACTCCTGCGGTGGAGCGCCCGCCCGGCCCAGCGATTCGTGTGGACGGCGGTGTCGCTGACCGCGATCTCGTTGGTCCCGCCCCTCCTCTCCGGGGCGAACACCGCCACCACCGCCGCGCTGCTCGGGCTGCACCTCGTCCCCGCGGCGGTGATGATCCCCACCCTGGCGCGCAGCCTCCACACCCGGACCGGTTGA
- a CDS encoding ABC transporter ATP-binding protein: MLLEIEDVSLLYGRIQALHGISLTVDEGEIVALIGANGAGKSTTMRAISGIRPVASGSIKFAGEDITKLRADLRVRRGLCQAPEGRGIFPGMTVLENLDMGAYTRRDKAGIAQDLARVLDLFPRLAERRKQAGGTLSGGEQQMLAVGRALMSRPKLLLLDEPSMGLAPMLIQQIFTIITEINQQGTTILLVEQNAQQALARAHRAYVLETGRIVKSGTGADLLHDPSVKEAYLGVA; encoded by the coding sequence ATGCTGCTTGAGATCGAGGACGTGAGCCTGCTCTACGGGCGGATCCAGGCGCTGCACGGCATCAGCCTGACCGTGGACGAGGGCGAGATCGTCGCGCTGATCGGCGCGAACGGCGCCGGCAAGTCCACCACCATGCGGGCCATCTCCGGCATCCGGCCGGTCGCCTCCGGCTCGATCAAGTTCGCCGGTGAGGACATCACCAAGCTCCGGGCCGACCTCCGGGTCCGGCGCGGGCTGTGCCAGGCCCCCGAGGGCCGGGGCATCTTCCCCGGTATGACGGTGCTGGAGAACCTCGACATGGGTGCCTACACCCGGCGGGACAAGGCCGGCATCGCGCAGGACCTGGCGCGGGTGCTGGACCTGTTCCCGCGGCTGGCCGAGCGGCGCAAGCAGGCCGGCGGCACCCTCTCCGGCGGTGAGCAGCAGATGCTCGCGGTCGGCCGGGCGCTGATGAGCCGGCCGAAGCTGCTGCTGCTCGACGAGCCGTCGATGGGCCTCGCGCCGATGCTCATCCAGCAGATCTTCACCATCATCACGGAGATCAACCAGCAGGGCACCACCATCCTGCTGGTGGAGCAGAACGCCCAGCAGGCCCTGGCGCGCGCGCACCGGGCGTACGTGCTGGAGACCGGCCGGATCGTCAAGAGCGGCACCGGCGCCGACCTGCTGCACGACCCCTCGGTCAAAGAGGCCTACCTCGGCGTGGCCTGA
- a CDS encoding ANTAR domain-containing response regulator — MAEMQADAERKRVLIAEDEALIRLDLAEMLVEEGYEVVGEAGDGETAVKLAEELKPDLVILDIKMPIMDGLAAAERIAGARIAPVIILTAFSQRDLVERARAAGAMAYLVKPFQKSDLVPAVEIALSRYSEIAALEAEVAGLTDRLEIRKTVERAKGALMTTYGMTEPQAFKWIQRTAMDHRMTMKEVAERILAETAGGEVAQPAS; from the coding sequence GTGGCCGAGATGCAGGCGGATGCCGAGCGCAAGCGCGTTCTGATCGCCGAGGACGAGGCGCTCATCCGGCTGGACCTGGCTGAGATGCTGGTGGAAGAGGGCTACGAGGTGGTCGGCGAGGCCGGCGACGGCGAGACCGCCGTCAAGCTGGCCGAGGAGCTCAAGCCCGACCTCGTCATCCTCGACATCAAGATGCCGATCATGGACGGGCTGGCCGCCGCCGAGCGGATCGCCGGCGCCCGGATCGCCCCGGTGATCATCCTGACCGCGTTCAGCCAGCGCGACCTGGTCGAGCGGGCGCGCGCGGCGGGCGCGATGGCCTACCTGGTCAAGCCGTTCCAGAAGAGCGACCTGGTGCCGGCCGTGGAGATCGCGCTGTCGCGCTACTCGGAGATCGCGGCGCTGGAGGCGGAGGTCGCCGGCCTCACCGACCGGCTGGAGATCCGCAAGACCGTCGAGCGGGCCAAGGGCGCGCTCATGACGACGTACGGGATGACCGAGCCGCAGGCGTTCAAGTGGATCCAGCGCACGGCCATGGACCACCGGATGACCATGAAGGAGGTCGCCGAGCGGATCCTCGCCGAGACCGCCGGCGGCGAGGTGGCGCAGCCGGCCTCCTGA
- a CDS encoding amino acid ABC transporter permease, producing the protein MSVDTETPGRARPEPIKAVPVRHPGRWLAVAVIAVLTAMFVHMLVTNKAFNWAFMVDEMFRPPIVDGLRGTILLLVTSMLIGVGLGIVIAIMRLSENPILRGVSWVYTWFFRAVPRLVLAILFGNLGILWARIEFGLPFDRQIGALFGIDNFEARLFGFSAVEILTGFVAGMLALGLSEAAYMAEIVRAGIQSVDEGQTEAAQALGLSRGQILRRIVLPQAMRVIVPPTGNETIAMLKDTSLVAFVPVSMELFFQLKAVGNRTFQVFPMLVAATLWYLVLTSVLLVGQHYLERRFGRGFGRSAEAKSTLQGFGVWGRNTGGAGGV; encoded by the coding sequence ATGTCGGTCGACACTGAGACACCCGGACGGGCACGGCCGGAACCCATCAAGGCCGTGCCCGTCCGGCACCCCGGGCGCTGGCTCGCGGTGGCCGTGATCGCCGTGCTGACGGCCATGTTCGTGCACATGCTGGTCACGAACAAGGCCTTCAACTGGGCGTTCATGGTCGACGAGATGTTCCGGCCGCCGATCGTCGACGGCCTGCGTGGCACCATCCTGCTGCTCGTGACGTCGATGCTGATCGGTGTCGGACTCGGCATCGTCATCGCGATCATGCGGCTGTCGGAGAACCCGATCCTGCGCGGCGTCTCCTGGGTCTACACCTGGTTCTTCCGGGCGGTGCCCCGGCTGGTGCTGGCGATCCTCTTCGGCAACCTGGGCATCCTCTGGGCCCGCATCGAGTTCGGACTGCCCTTCGACCGGCAGATCGGTGCCCTGTTCGGCATCGACAACTTCGAGGCCCGGCTGTTCGGCTTCTCCGCCGTGGAGATCCTCACCGGCTTCGTCGCGGGCATGCTGGCGCTCGGCCTGTCCGAGGCCGCGTACATGGCGGAGATCGTCCGTGCCGGCATCCAGTCGGTGGACGAGGGCCAGACCGAGGCCGCCCAGGCGCTGGGCCTGAGCCGTGGGCAGATCCTGCGCCGCATCGTGCTGCCGCAGGCCATGCGGGTGATCGTCCCGCCGACCGGCAACGAGACGATCGCGATGCTCAAGGACACCTCTCTGGTCGCCTTCGTGCCGGTGTCGATGGAGCTGTTCTTCCAGCTCAAGGCGGTGGGCAACCGGACCTTCCAGGTCTTCCCGATGCTCGTGGCGGCCACCCTGTGGTACCTGGTGCTGACCAGCGTGCTGCTCGTCGGCCAGCACTACCTGGAGCGGCGCTTCGGCCGGGGCTTCGGGCGCAGCGCCGAGGCGAAGAGCACGCTCCAGGGCTTCGGTGTCTGGGGCCGCAACACCGGAGGGGCAGGGGGCGTATGA
- a CDS encoding RNA polymerase subunit sigma-70 translates to MGAETRLEELGVGGLGGSGLGEVDEPAFSGLAQRHRRELHVHCYRMLGSFEDAEDAVQETFLRAWRRRETFEGRSTFRAWLYRIATNACLDLLARCRPDPATGGEVPWLQPYPDRLLDEVPAGDADEPEAVAVARETIELAYLVAVQHLAPRPRAVLILRDVLGWPAKDVAELLGDSVNSVNSALQRARAGMRAHLPAERQDWTGGEEDAGTRELVRRFTDASVAKDIDGLAAMLRDDIRCSMPPTPGLHVGRDAVVNDWIGDGFADLGRLRCVRTSVNRQPAAAFYLWREQEGAYLPLTIDVLRITGGAITEITIFHDDQFPRLGLPERLPADGTE, encoded by the coding sequence ATGGGTGCGGAAACGCGGCTGGAGGAGCTGGGCGTGGGCGGTCTGGGTGGGAGCGGGCTCGGCGAGGTCGACGAGCCGGCGTTCTCGGGGCTGGCGCAGCGGCACCGGCGGGAGCTGCACGTGCACTGCTACCGGATGCTCGGGTCGTTCGAGGACGCCGAGGACGCCGTGCAGGAGACGTTCCTGCGTGCCTGGCGCCGGCGGGAGACCTTCGAGGGGCGGTCGACGTTCCGGGCCTGGCTGTACCGGATCGCCACCAACGCCTGCCTGGACCTGCTCGCCAGGTGCCGCCCGGATCCCGCGACCGGCGGCGAGGTCCCGTGGTTGCAGCCCTACCCGGACCGGCTGCTCGACGAGGTGCCCGCGGGTGACGCGGACGAGCCGGAGGCCGTCGCCGTCGCGCGGGAGACGATCGAGCTGGCGTACCTGGTCGCGGTCCAGCACCTCGCGCCGCGCCCGCGGGCCGTGCTGATCCTGCGGGACGTGCTGGGCTGGCCGGCGAAGGACGTCGCCGAACTGCTCGGCGACTCGGTCAACTCGGTGAACAGCGCGCTGCAGCGGGCCCGCGCCGGCATGCGGGCGCACCTGCCCGCCGAGCGGCAGGACTGGACCGGCGGCGAGGAGGATGCCGGGACGCGCGAGCTGGTGCGCCGCTTCACCGACGCGAGCGTCGCCAAGGACATCGACGGTCTCGCCGCCATGCTGCGGGACGACATCCGCTGCTCGATGCCGCCCACCCCGGGCCTGCACGTCGGCCGCGACGCGGTGGTGAACGACTGGATCGGGGACGGTTTCGCGGACCTGGGGCGGCTGCGCTGCGTCCGCACGTCCGTCAACCGGCAGCCCGCCGCCGCCTTCTACCTCTGGCGGGAGCAGGAGGGCGCGTACCTGCCGCTGACGATCGACGTCCTGCGCATCACCGGCGGCGCGATCACCGAGATCACCATCTTCCACGACGACCAGTTCCCGCGGCTCGGGCTGCCGGAGCGCCTGCCGGCCGACGGCACGGAGTAG
- a CDS encoding helix-turn-helix domain-containing protein, producing the protein MHPPEIRARARQALLSGATIAEAARSVGLNYRTVWHWCRDRPSPAVQGTALRCFRCRKDVDVPTDPAAYAYLLGLYLGDGHLVTTARVPVLRISCSNSWPGLISACDDAMRAVLAEKVQRVPQRGSVNVQSYGTHWPCLFPQHGPGKKHERPIVLADWQRTIVEAHPGDFLRGLFHSDGCRIANRVVVRGKEYVYPRYLFTNESADIMGLCQWGLDLLGIAWRMNRRNSLSVARRDAVAALDRHVGPKS; encoded by the coding sequence GTGCATCCACCCGAGATACGCGCCCGAGCACGGCAGGCTTTGCTGTCCGGGGCCACCATCGCCGAGGCGGCCCGCAGCGTCGGCCTCAACTACCGCACCGTGTGGCACTGGTGCCGGGACCGCCCCTCCCCTGCGGTTCAGGGCACCGCGCTGCGATGTTTCCGCTGTCGCAAGGATGTCGATGTTCCGACAGATCCCGCCGCTTACGCCTACCTCCTCGGCCTTTACCTGGGCGACGGCCATCTGGTGACCACCGCGCGAGTGCCGGTGCTCCGCATCTCTTGCAGCAACAGCTGGCCCGGCCTGATCAGCGCCTGCGACGATGCCATGCGGGCGGTGCTGGCGGAGAAGGTGCAGCGCGTCCCGCAACGGGGCTCCGTCAATGTCCAGAGCTACGGCACCCACTGGCCGTGTCTGTTCCCTCAGCACGGGCCCGGCAAGAAACACGAGCGCCCGATCGTCCTGGCCGACTGGCAGCGAACCATTGTCGAGGCGCACCCGGGCGACTTCCTCCGCGGCCTGTTCCACTCCGACGGCTGCCGGATCGCCAACCGGGTCGTGGTCCGCGGTAAGGAATACGTCTACCCGCGCTACCTGTTCACCAACGAGTCGGCCGACATCATGGGCCTCTGCCAGTGGGGCCTCGACCTGCTCGGCATCGCCTGGCGGATGAACCGCCGCAACTCGCTGTCGGTGGCGCGGCGGGACGCGGTGGCGGCGCTGGACCGCCACGTCGGCCCGAAGTCCTGA
- a CDS encoding branched-chain amino acid ABC transporter permease, whose translation MNFDGLFSNFGELTTTGLTQGAIYALVALGYTLVYGVLRLINFAHSEVFIAGAFAAIWTWNGFGLDQNSQVSGVGSILFYLLVAMIVAAIASAGTATVIERVAYRPLRKRNAPALAFLITAIGASIAISEAFGVYTRRLPEGAPQLVSAKPLFHIAGVPIDAVQLLTIGAALVMMFALDQFINRSRTGRGIRAVAQDANTAALMGVNKDRIILMVFIAGGTMAGVAGLLYDVRIQTLTYSVGFLLGLKAFTAAVLGGIGNLRGALIGGLLLGVVENYASGLFGSQWKDFAAFAVLVVLLMFRPTGLLGESLGRARA comes from the coding sequence TTGAACTTCGACGGACTGTTCTCCAACTTCGGGGAACTCACCACGACCGGCCTGACACAGGGTGCGATCTACGCCCTGGTCGCGCTCGGCTACACGCTGGTCTACGGCGTGCTCAGGCTCATCAACTTCGCCCACTCCGAGGTGTTCATCGCGGGCGCGTTCGCCGCGATCTGGACCTGGAACGGTTTCGGTCTCGACCAGAACTCCCAGGTCAGCGGCGTGGGCTCGATCCTGTTCTATCTGCTGGTGGCGATGATCGTGGCCGCCATCGCCTCGGCCGGCACCGCTACGGTGATCGAGCGGGTGGCGTACCGGCCGTTGCGCAAGCGCAACGCGCCGGCGCTCGCGTTCCTGATCACCGCGATCGGTGCCTCGATCGCCATCTCCGAGGCGTTCGGCGTCTACACCCGCCGCCTGCCGGAGGGCGCGCCGCAGCTGGTCAGCGCGAAGCCGCTGTTTCACATCGCGGGCGTGCCGATCGACGCCGTGCAGCTGCTCACGATCGGCGCCGCGCTGGTGATGATGTTCGCGCTGGACCAGTTCATCAACCGCAGCCGCACCGGTCGCGGCATCCGGGCGGTGGCCCAGGACGCCAACACGGCGGCCCTGATGGGCGTCAACAAGGACCGGATCATCCTGATGGTCTTCATCGCGGGCGGCACCATGGCCGGCGTCGCGGGCCTGCTCTACGACGTGCGGATCCAGACGCTGACCTACAGCGTCGGCTTCCTGCTGGGCCTCAAGGCGTTCACCGCGGCGGTGCTCGGCGGCATCGGCAACCTGCGCGGCGCGCTGATCGGCGGCCTGCTGCTGGGCGTCGTGGAGAACTACGCCTCGGGCCTGTTCGGCAGTCAGTGGAAGGACTTCGCCGCCTTCGCGGTGCTGGTCGTGCTGCTGATGTTCCGCCCGACCGGTCTGCTCGGCGAATCACTGGGGAGGGCACGCGCATGA
- a CDS encoding ABC transporter ATP-binding protein gives MSDTEQTPAVPAQAEAPAVETVDPREPLLEVDHVTLRFGGVVALNDVDFTLYKGEILGLIGPNGAGKTTCFNAMTGIYQPSEGQIRFRGEKVSGKKRHQITRMGMARTFQNIRLFPEMTALENVQVGADTHHKTSVISALLRLPRHWKEEREGREKAERLLEFVGIRSRMHEFARNLSYGEQRRLEIARALATDPVLLCLDEPAAGFNPAEKEELLQLIRQIRDTGVTVLLIEHDMRLVMGVTDRLVVLEFGKKIAEGLPAEVRDNPKVIAAYLGVPDDAA, from the coding sequence GTGAGTGACACCGAGCAGACCCCGGCCGTTCCGGCCCAGGCGGAGGCGCCCGCCGTCGAGACGGTGGACCCGCGCGAGCCGTTGCTGGAGGTCGACCACGTCACGCTGCGCTTCGGCGGCGTGGTGGCCCTCAACGACGTGGACTTCACCCTCTACAAGGGCGAGATCCTCGGGCTCATCGGGCCCAACGGCGCGGGCAAGACCACCTGCTTCAACGCTATGACCGGCATCTACCAGCCCTCCGAGGGTCAGATCCGGTTCCGGGGCGAGAAGGTCAGCGGCAAGAAGCGCCACCAGATCACCCGGATGGGCATGGCCCGGACGTTCCAGAACATCCGGCTCTTCCCGGAGATGACCGCGCTGGAGAACGTCCAGGTCGGCGCGGACACGCACCACAAGACCAGCGTGATCTCCGCGTTGCTGCGGCTGCCGCGGCACTGGAAGGAGGAGCGCGAGGGGCGGGAGAAGGCCGAGCGCCTGCTGGAGTTCGTCGGCATCCGGTCCCGGATGCACGAGTTCGCCCGCAACCTGTCGTACGGGGAGCAGCGGCGGCTGGAGATCGCCCGGGCGCTGGCCACCGACCCGGTGCTGCTCTGCCTGGACGAGCCGGCCGCCGGCTTCAACCCGGCGGAGAAGGAGGAACTGCTCCAGCTCATCCGGCAGATCCGCGACACCGGCGTGACGGTGCTGCTGATCGAGCACGACATGCGCCTGGTGATGGGCGTGACCGACCGGCTCGTGGTCCTGGAGTTCGGGAAGAAGATCGCCGAGGGGCTGCCCGCCGAGGTGCGGGACAACCCGAAGGTGATCGCGGCGTACCTGGGGGTGCCGGACGATGCTGCTTGA
- a CDS encoding amino acid ABC transporter ATP-binding protein, translating to MTEVTVPAQAGRSATESGPMVRAEQVHKSFGPLEVLKGIDLEVRAGEVCCLLGPSGSGKSTFLRCINHLEKINAGRIWVDGELIGYREHGGKLHELREKEVAAQRRPIGMVFQRFNLFPHMTVLQNIVEAPVLVGRARKAEARDRAAQLLERVGLGDKLQAYPGQLSGGQQQRVAIARALAMQPKLMLFDEPTSALDPELVGEVLDVMKDLARDGMTMIVVTHEIGFAREVGDSLVFMDGGVVVEQGDPRAVIADPKHERTKAFLAKVL from the coding sequence ATGACCGAGGTGACGGTGCCGGCCCAGGCCGGCAGGTCCGCGACGGAGTCGGGTCCGATGGTCCGGGCCGAGCAGGTGCACAAGTCGTTCGGGCCCCTGGAGGTGCTCAAGGGCATCGACCTGGAGGTGCGCGCCGGGGAGGTGTGCTGCCTGCTCGGGCCGTCCGGCTCCGGCAAGTCGACCTTCCTGCGCTGCATCAACCACCTCGAGAAGATCAACGCCGGCCGCATCTGGGTGGACGGCGAGCTGATCGGCTACCGCGAGCACGGCGGCAAGCTGCACGAGCTGCGGGAGAAGGAGGTAGCCGCACAGCGCCGGCCGATCGGCATGGTGTTCCAGCGGTTCAACCTGTTCCCGCACATGACCGTGCTGCAGAACATCGTCGAGGCGCCGGTGCTGGTGGGACGGGCCAGGAAGGCCGAGGCCCGGGACCGGGCCGCCCAGTTGCTGGAGCGGGTGGGGCTGGGCGACAAGCTCCAGGCGTACCCCGGTCAGCTCTCCGGCGGGCAGCAGCAGCGGGTGGCGATCGCCCGGGCCCTGGCCATGCAGCCGAAGCTCATGCTGTTCGACGAGCCGACCAGCGCGCTCGACCCGGAGCTGGTCGGCGAGGTGCTCGACGTGATGAAGGACCTGGCCCGCGACGGCATGACGATGATCGTGGTGACCCACGAGATCGGCTTCGCGCGGGAGGTCGGCGACTCGCTGGTCTTCATGGACGGCGGTGTCGTCGTCGAGCAGGGCGATCCGCGTGCGGTGATCGCGGACCCGAAGCACGAGCGGACCAAGGCGTTCCTGGCCAAGGTTCTCTGA